From a single Aggregatilinea lenta genomic region:
- a CDS encoding penicillin-binding transpeptidase domain-containing protein, which produces MTRELSRVLGAFLTAFLIVALSAAFWTVIQADSLLARSDNPRNVIEAQRIERGAIYDRGGEALAYTEGGDGTSERVYPYPQAASAVGYYSFKYGADGIEAAFDSTLSGADLRSAWEELVDDTLHRPQQGADVQSTLDLNVQQAAAQAMGDRAGAVIVVTVPSGEILALVSQPGFDPNRLDANWDALTQDEETSPLLNRVTAGLYQPGGALQTVMLAAILASYPDLQESGGYVLNTETDEAEAPVQVGDLVLTCLPDTPDRALTLAEAYAFGCPAPFVGALGDTLTPSQIWERLEALGLLSAPELAGFVSDAGAPSTPLTADTPEDRLVAAVTGQGDLTVTPLQMVQIVAAIANQGNAVPLHLVTATRAPDSEDWQPVELPVRRPALLRADVASGIRLTMLQTAAQSPFVSRAVRGDQVLYGHSACAYAGPDKTPYVWFTGFVDVTQEDEPAAIAVVVVVENEDDPGVAADVAGAALEAAGQIGDQGLGTGE; this is translated from the coding sequence ATGACTCGTGAGCTGTCGCGCGTCTTGGGCGCATTCCTGACCGCGTTCCTCATCGTCGCGCTGAGCGCAGCGTTCTGGACCGTGATCCAGGCCGACAGCCTGCTGGCGCGCTCGGACAATCCCCGCAACGTGATCGAGGCGCAGCGCATCGAGCGCGGCGCGATTTACGATCGGGGCGGCGAGGCGCTGGCCTATACCGAGGGCGGCGACGGCACGAGCGAGCGTGTCTATCCTTATCCCCAAGCGGCCAGCGCGGTCGGTTATTACAGCTTCAAGTACGGCGCGGACGGGATCGAGGCCGCGTTCGACAGCACCCTGAGTGGCGCGGACCTGCGCAGCGCATGGGAAGAACTGGTGGATGATACGCTGCACCGCCCGCAGCAGGGTGCGGACGTGCAATCTACACTCGATCTGAACGTGCAGCAGGCGGCGGCACAGGCAATGGGCGACCGGGCCGGCGCGGTCATCGTTGTGACGGTCCCCTCCGGCGAGATCCTGGCATTGGTCAGCCAGCCCGGTTTCGATCCGAATAGGCTCGACGCCAACTGGGACGCCCTGACGCAGGACGAGGAGACGTCGCCGCTGCTCAACCGCGTCACGGCGGGGCTGTACCAGCCGGGCGGCGCGCTGCAAACGGTCATGCTCGCCGCGATTCTTGCTTCGTATCCGGATTTGCAGGAGTCCGGTGGCTATGTGCTGAACACCGAAACCGACGAGGCCGAGGCTCCCGTGCAGGTGGGCGATCTGGTGCTGACCTGCCTGCCGGACACGCCCGACCGTGCGCTGACGCTGGCGGAGGCATACGCGTTCGGTTGTCCCGCGCCGTTCGTGGGGGCGCTGGGCGATACGCTGACGCCGAGCCAGATCTGGGAGCGGCTCGAGGCGCTGGGCCTGCTCAGTGCGCCAGAGCTGGCAGGATTTGTGAGCGACGCGGGCGCGCCCTCCACGCCGCTGACGGCGGACACGCCGGAGGACCGGCTGGTCGCGGCGGTGACCGGCCAGGGCGACCTGACCGTGACACCGCTGCAAATGGTGCAGATCGTCGCGGCCATCGCCAACCAGGGCAACGCCGTGCCGCTGCACCTCGTTACCGCGACCCGCGCGCCGGACTCTGAAGACTGGCAGCCGGTCGAGTTGCCCGTGCGGCGTCCCGCGCTGCTGCGCGCGGATGTGGCGTCGGGCATCCGCCTGACGATGCTCCAGACCGCAGCGCAGAGTCCGTTCGTCAGTCGGGCGGTGCGCGGCGATCAGGTGCTCTACGGGCACAGCGCGTGCGCCTATGCCGGGCCGGACAAGACGCCCTACGTGTGGTTCACGGGCTTCGTGGACGTCACGCAGGAAGATGAACCGGCGGCGATCGCGGTGGTGGTCGTCGTGGAGAACGAGGACGATCCCGGCGTGGCGGCGGACGTCGCGGGTGCGGCGCTCGAAGCGGCGGGCCAGATTGGCGATCAGGGATTGGGGACTGGGGAATAG
- a CDS encoding FtsW/RodA/SpoVE family cell cycle protein: MQFESTEEQVIITPDMLDEYDAEALPQPGSREQRLLILAGLFVLVNQVALVLARDRSVLDLWPVGVWIACAAVGHRALERRLRDRDPLLFPLAMFLSGWGLNLISRLVPSFMWRQSLWLVIGTAALLGLVALPGDLRWLRRYRYTWLIAGLVVLAISILIGENPSGGGPRLWIWLRLGNIYYQPSELLKILLVAFLASYFADHHRFIHADTIRLGPVRIPSPAFLAPVLLMWGITVVVLLWQRDLGTATLFFVVFLLMLYVASGQTSLLVAGMALLLVAGVVAYNAFDVVALRVDVWANPWATADTEAYQVVQSLMAVSAGGLFGQGIGQGYPLSIPVVHSDFAFAAIGEEWGLLGLIVVLVALAVIVTRGMRIAIQTRQTFRALLAAGLSMTLGLQALMIMGGVLKLLPLTGVTLPFVSYGGSSLLTSFAIIGLLLVLSHVERSAA, encoded by the coding sequence ATGCAGTTCGAGTCGACCGAAGAACAGGTCATCATCACGCCGGACATGCTCGACGAGTACGACGCCGAGGCGCTGCCGCAGCCCGGCAGCCGCGAGCAGCGTCTGCTGATCCTCGCCGGGCTGTTTGTGCTGGTGAATCAAGTGGCGCTCGTCCTGGCGCGGGATCGCTCCGTGCTGGACCTGTGGCCGGTCGGCGTGTGGATCGCCTGTGCGGCGGTGGGCCACCGCGCGCTGGAGCGCCGCCTGCGGGACCGCGACCCGCTGCTGTTCCCGCTGGCGATGTTCCTCAGCGGCTGGGGCCTGAACCTCATCTCGCGGCTGGTACCCTCGTTCATGTGGCGGCAGTCGCTGTGGTTGGTGATCGGCACGGCGGCGCTGCTCGGCCTGGTCGCACTGCCCGGCGACCTGCGCTGGCTGCGGCGCTACCGCTACACGTGGCTGATCGCGGGGCTGGTTGTACTGGCGATCAGCATCCTCATCGGCGAGAATCCATCCGGCGGTGGCCCGCGCCTGTGGATCTGGCTGCGCCTGGGCAACATCTACTACCAGCCCTCCGAGCTGCTGAAAATTCTGCTGGTGGCGTTCCTCGCCAGTTACTTCGCGGACCATCACCGCTTCATTCATGCGGATACAATCCGCCTCGGTCCGGTGCGCATCCCGTCGCCCGCGTTTCTCGCGCCTGTGCTGCTGATGTGGGGCATCACGGTCGTGGTGCTGCTGTGGCAGCGCGACCTGGGCACGGCGACGCTGTTCTTCGTCGTGTTCCTGCTGATGCTTTACGTCGCCAGCGGGCAGACGAGCCTGCTGGTCGCGGGCATGGCGCTGCTGCTGGTGGCGGGTGTGGTGGCCTACAACGCATTTGACGTCGTGGCGTTGCGCGTGGACGTGTGGGCCAACCCCTGGGCTACAGCGGACACGGAAGCCTATCAGGTGGTGCAAAGCCTGATGGCGGTGTCGGCGGGCGGGCTGTTCGGGCAGGGCATCGGGCAGGGTTATCCGCTCAGCATCCCCGTCGTGCACTCGGACTTTGCGTTCGCCGCCATCGGCGAGGAATGGGGCCTGCTGGGGCTGATCGTGGTGCTGGTCGCCCTCGCGGTGATCGTCACGCGCGGTATGCGGATCGCGATTCAGACGCGGCAGACTTTCCGCGCGCTGCTGGCGGCGGGCCTCAGCATGACGCTGGGGCTGCAAGCGCTGATGATCATGGGCGGCGTGCTCAAGCTGCTGCCGCTGACCGGGGTCACGCTGCCATTCGTCAGCTACGGCGGCAGCTCGCTGCTGACTAGCTTCGCCATCATCGGGCTGCTGCTGGTGCTCAGTCACGTCGAAAGGAGCGCGGCATGA
- the mtnP gene encoding S-methyl-5'-thioadenosine phosphorylase yields the protein MAEPVRIAVIGGSGLYNMPELTDVEERRVDTPFGAPSDAVLVGTLAGQRVAFLPRHGRGHVLTPTEVPYRANIFALKSLGVEQIVSVSACGSLREDFAPGHVVIPDQLIDLTRGLRTTSFFEQGLVAHVSVADPFCNDLGGVLADAVEAAGGVAHRGATYVTVEGPRFSTRAESALYRRWGAGIIGMTTAPEAFLAREAEMCYAVMAHVTDYDVWHATEDDVSVELVIQTLNANLRLAQRALVGVIERVASRMPDCGCAHALDGSLITDPARVPDVTLDRLWPIVGKYFERT from the coding sequence TTGGCAGAGCCGGTTCGCATTGCAGTGATCGGCGGTTCCGGGCTGTACAACATGCCGGAGCTGACCGACGTCGAAGAACGCCGCGTCGATACGCCGTTTGGCGCGCCGAGTGACGCCGTGCTGGTCGGGACGCTGGCCGGGCAGCGCGTCGCATTTTTGCCGCGTCACGGGCGCGGGCACGTGCTCACGCCCACCGAAGTGCCTTACCGCGCCAACATCTTTGCGCTGAAGTCGCTCGGCGTCGAGCAGATCGTCAGCGTCAGCGCGTGCGGCTCCCTACGCGAAGACTTCGCGCCCGGCCACGTGGTGATCCCTGATCAGTTGATCGACCTCACGCGCGGTCTGCGTACCACGTCGTTTTTCGAGCAAGGGCTGGTGGCGCATGTCTCGGTCGCCGATCCGTTCTGCAACGACCTCGGCGGCGTGCTCGCGGACGCGGTCGAAGCGGCAGGCGGCGTGGCGCACCGGGGCGCGACGTACGTCACGGTCGAGGGGCCGCGCTTCAGCACGCGCGCCGAAAGCGCGCTGTACCGCCGTTGGGGCGCGGGCATCATCGGCATGACGACCGCGCCGGAAGCGTTCCTCGCGCGTGAGGCGGAGATGTGCTACGCGGTCATGGCACACGTCACCGACTACGACGTGTGGCACGCAACGGAAGACGATGTCTCGGTCGAGCTGGTGATCCAGACGCTCAACGCCAATTTGCGGCTGGCGCAGCGCGCGCTGGTCGGTGTGATCGAGCGGGTGGCGAGCCGGATGCCGGACTGCGGCTGCGCGCACGCGCTCGACGGCTCGCTGATCACCGATCCGGCGCGCGTGCCCGACGTCACGCTGGACCGCTTGTGGCCGATCGTGGGCAAGTATTTCGAACGGACGTAG
- a CDS encoding B-box zinc finger protein, with translation MNWDTLNCANHSDRPAIERCEVCGKPLCAYCLYYTEDGQRLCEQHAQDARLLGLAVEAPGAYADQLIGAQAAVIGKRKRGAADGDDTLYRGNSHDLLALIGLIVGVIALTACCGGFYCLPLVAFILSLIGLINAKNAYDPSRTRKLSVAGLLVSGVWVLLLVGCILTYGASLSAITTSFQPIQFQQLMNTGTPVPASTATPTTTLDPLATGVAPDTTLDRAVPTLTP, from the coding sequence ATGAACTGGGACACCCTCAACTGCGCCAACCACTCGGACCGGCCCGCCATCGAGCGCTGTGAGGTCTGTGGTAAGCCGCTGTGCGCCTATTGCCTGTACTACACCGAAGACGGCCAGCGTTTGTGCGAACAGCACGCCCAGGACGCCCGTCTGCTGGGACTGGCGGTCGAGGCGCCGGGCGCGTATGCCGACCAGCTCATTGGCGCGCAGGCGGCGGTGATCGGCAAGCGCAAGCGCGGCGCGGCGGATGGCGACGATACGCTCTATCGTGGCAACTCGCACGACCTGTTGGCGCTGATCGGGCTGATTGTCGGCGTCATCGCGCTGACGGCCTGCTGCGGCGGCTTCTACTGCCTGCCGCTGGTGGCGTTCATCCTGTCGCTGATCGGGCTGATCAATGCCAAAAACGCCTACGATCCGTCGCGCACGCGCAAGTTGAGCGTCGCCGGATTGCTGGTGTCGGGCGTGTGGGTGCTGCTGCTGGTTGGCTGCATTCTGACCTACGGCGCGTCGTTGAGCGCGATCACGACCTCGTTCCAGCCTATTCAGTTCCAGCAGTTGATGAACACCGGCACTCCGGTTCCCGCGTCCACCGCCACGCCCACCACGACGCTCGACCCCCTCGCAACCGGCGTCGCGCCCGATACGACCCTGGACCGCGCTGTCCCTACGCTCACCCCATAG
- a CDS encoding tetratricopeptide repeat protein, with the protein MTENRTPTLPAGLQAVPDFTLACGRTLLDDPGAAQLRRYLPVLAVIAAPYANLNGDQDPINPLDREVEWRRLVAAWRAATAQAGAQSTPLALVRLLPSTGAALGEVVARGGADAFRVLHVVAHGERDMLYLEDENGHEAYMVAEHLARVLKPGGAQVVVLEGGFSRRAAELLLKETGVEAVLGAWRRVRDENALAFNTALYAALARGETVREAYRAATGALRRRDMGQADRYDLVLRDESTLRRDVPPDRRAPRPVLCEGVPVMRGVPRYAGFAGRRDQLTQLIEELPAGTRRMVALYGPAGIGKTWLAAELAGRLAWQFPDGVLWFQTDALTRTREIVAQLADLLELPVGTASRDVVAALNRRRVLLVLDRVDMLASTTEQDQLAGLFAGIAPGSTSCALVVGRTIPDRLGRIEDTRLVDVGRLSAKAARTLAMRLAVEHDVDALDVDTIDEFLERTLGVPWLISRGVKQMKLAGFEGALAELADLDADRDDPVGAVLRRHLAQLTAEPERVLRLLVRAQGLVDAFDRGLAEGLAGDRAAEHIDALLERGLLVHDGALLDVPTAVRAYVRDHFPLAAAQLQRLDDAVLRYLVRGRIADEPPLDRAWQARLNNLRAILARRTRAASPDDAGVLARALVVVGPLFRLAGLAEEFLHYAEPVRAQLPEGRDLALLQVAVGEALTVIPGREAEAGIAFQVARGLQDLDVSVRAEAAHHDAQHLLRAGRAAEAAGMVQDALQALLESDRADPANAARLAHDWAAALEAAGRIQDAIPRYGAARAAYVKAQDGMSAALASADLGAALLRTGDLERAEDAYERALKLAPLAGASVLRSTCRRALGRVHVARAEQARRENRIGAARDEWESAARLLSNALADLLACNASEPLAEVYVDLGRVQARLGQVDDAVANVERGQRLFESSGSALDRAAAGVFLGQLRMIQGDSVAAQDVLHRAMEQAASLDDRRVLTQAADVLVRVHEIRARRAAEGDSDFCRDTIEQATVSRAALAGFGLERQAAALDVVLRGLPGG; encoded by the coding sequence ATGACCGAAAACCGGACTCCCACCCTCCCGGCGGGCCTGCAAGCCGTGCCGGACTTCACGCTGGCCTGTGGTCGCACGCTGCTGGATGACCCCGGCGCGGCGCAGCTTCGGCGCTATTTGCCGGTGCTGGCCGTGATCGCAGCCCCTTACGCAAACTTGAACGGCGACCAGGACCCGATCAACCCGCTGGACCGCGAGGTCGAGTGGCGGCGGTTGGTCGCGGCGTGGCGCGCGGCGACCGCGCAGGCAGGCGCGCAGAGTACGCCTCTGGCCCTGGTCCGGCTGCTGCCGTCCACCGGCGCGGCGCTTGGTGAAGTGGTGGCGCGCGGTGGGGCGGATGCGTTCCGCGTGTTGCACGTCGTGGCGCACGGCGAGCGCGATATGCTCTACCTCGAAGACGAAAACGGCCACGAAGCGTACATGGTCGCGGAACATCTCGCGCGCGTGCTGAAACCCGGCGGCGCGCAGGTCGTCGTGCTGGAAGGCGGCTTCAGCCGCCGGGCCGCCGAGCTGCTGCTTAAGGAGACGGGCGTCGAGGCGGTGCTAGGCGCGTGGCGGCGCGTCCGCGACGAGAACGCGCTGGCCTTCAACACGGCGCTGTACGCGGCCCTGGCGCGCGGTGAGACGGTGCGCGAGGCGTACCGTGCCGCGACTGGGGCGCTGCGGCGGCGCGACATGGGGCAGGCCGATCGCTACGATTTAGTGCTGCGCGACGAGTCCACACTGCGCCGGGACGTGCCCCCCGACCGGCGTGCGCCCCGCCCGGTGCTGTGCGAAGGTGTGCCGGTCATGCGCGGGGTCCCGCGTTACGCGGGTTTCGCCGGGCGACGCGACCAGCTCACGCAGTTGATTGAAGAGCTTCCGGCGGGTACGCGGCGTATGGTCGCCCTGTACGGCCCGGCGGGCATCGGCAAGACGTGGCTGGCAGCGGAGCTGGCCGGGCGGCTGGCGTGGCAGTTTCCCGACGGCGTGCTGTGGTTCCAGACGGACGCGCTGACGCGCACGCGCGAGATCGTGGCGCAGTTGGCGGACCTGCTGGAACTGCCGGTCGGCACGGCCTCGCGGGACGTGGTGGCCGCGCTCAATAGACGGCGCGTGCTGCTGGTGCTCGATCGCGTGGACATGCTGGCCTCCACGACGGAGCAGGATCAACTGGCCGGGCTGTTCGCTGGGATCGCGCCGGGATCGACGAGCTGCGCGCTGGTCGTCGGGCGGACCATCCCCGATCGCCTGGGTCGCATCGAGGACACGCGACTGGTGGATGTGGGCCGCCTTTCTGCGAAGGCAGCGCGCACGTTGGCGATGCGGCTGGCTGTGGAACACGACGTGGATGCGCTCGACGTGGACACCATCGACGAGTTTCTGGAGCGCACGCTCGGCGTGCCGTGGCTGATTTCGCGCGGCGTCAAGCAGATGAAGCTCGCAGGCTTCGAGGGCGCGCTGGCCGAGCTGGCCGATCTCGACGCGGATCGCGACGATCCGGTGGGGGCGGTGCTGCGGCGGCATCTCGCGCAGCTCACCGCCGAGCCGGAACGCGTGCTGCGCCTGCTGGTGCGCGCGCAGGGACTGGTGGACGCCTTCGACCGGGGGCTGGCCGAAGGGCTGGCCGGGGACCGCGCCGCCGAGCACATCGACGCGCTGTTGGAACGCGGGCTGCTGGTGCATGACGGCGCGCTGCTGGACGTGCCCACGGCGGTGCGCGCCTACGTGCGCGACCATTTCCCGCTGGCCGCCGCGCAGCTTCAGCGCCTGGACGACGCGGTGCTGCGCTATCTGGTGCGCGGGCGCATCGCGGACGAGCCGCCGCTGGACCGGGCGTGGCAGGCCAGGCTGAACAATTTGCGCGCGATCCTGGCGCGGCGCACGCGGGCCGCCTCGCCGGATGATGCGGGCGTGCTGGCGCGGGCGCTGGTCGTCGTTGGGCCGCTGTTCCGGCTGGCCGGGCTGGCCGAGGAATTTTTGCACTACGCCGAGCCGGTGCGCGCCCAGCTTCCCGAAGGGCGCGACCTCGCGCTGCTCCAGGTGGCGGTGGGCGAGGCGCTGACCGTCATTCCGGGCCGGGAAGCTGAGGCCGGGATCGCCTTCCAGGTGGCGCGCGGGCTGCAGGACCTGGACGTCAGCGTGCGCGCGGAAGCGGCTCACCACGACGCGCAGCACCTGTTACGTGCGGGTCGGGCAGCGGAGGCTGCCGGAATGGTGCAGGACGCGCTGCAGGCCCTGCTGGAAAGCGACCGGGCCGATCCCGCCAACGCCGCGCGTCTGGCGCACGATTGGGCTGCCGCGCTGGAAGCCGCTGGCCGGATTCAGGACGCGATCCCGCGCTACGGCGCGGCGCGAGCCGCTTACGTCAAGGCGCAGGATGGCATGAGTGCGGCCCTGGCGAGCGCGGACCTCGGCGCAGCGCTGCTGCGGACGGGCGACCTTGAGCGCGCCGAAGACGCCTACGAGCGCGCGCTGAAGCTGGCCCCACTGGCCGGGGCGAGCGTGCTGCGCAGCACCTGCCGCCGCGCGTTGGGCCGCGTGCACGTCGCGCGGGCGGAACAGGCTCGCCGCGAGAATCGCATTGGCGCGGCCCGCGACGAGTGGGAATCGGCGGCGCGGCTGCTGTCGAACGCCCTGGCCGACCTGCTGGCGTGCAACGCGTCGGAGCCGTTGGCCGAGGTTTACGTGGACCTGGGGCGCGTGCAGGCACGGCTGGGGCAGGTGGACGACGCGGTGGCGAATGTCGAGCGCGGCCAGCGCCTGTTCGAAAGCAGCGGCAGCGCGCTGGATCGGGCGGCGGCGGGCGTGTTCCTCGGCCAGTTGCGTATGATCCAGGGCGATTCGGTCGCGGCGCAGGACGTGCTGCACCGGGCGATGGAGCAGGCCGCCTCGCTCGACGACCGGCGCGTGTTGACGCAGGCCGCCGACGTGTTGGTCCGCGTGCACGAGATCCGCGCGCGCCGCGCCGCCGAGGGCGACAGCGACTTTTGCCGCGACACCATCGAGCAGGCGACCGTCTCGCGGGCGGCCCTGGCCGGGTTCGGGCTGGAGCGGCAGGCCGCCGCGTTGGATGTGGTGCTGCGCGGCCTGCCGGGCGGGTAA
- a CDS encoding SDR family oxidoreductase — protein MDLGLKEAKVFVAASSSGLGAATARQFSLEGAHVVVNGRYQDRLEETAAAIRRESGNNVLALSGDLTDGEAAKTIVENAAARLGGLDVIVTNAGGPPPGTFESVSLDDWDKAFKLNVMSAVYVIRAALPYLKQSSRAAILTITSVSVKQPIDNLILSNSVRMSVAGLTKSLANELGPQGIRVNSILPGWTRTGRVTQIMESRAQAQGITAEEAGQRQGASVPLGRMGEPEEFANVAVFMCSPAASYLHGTLIPVDGGSIRTTL, from the coding sequence ATGGATCTTGGACTGAAAGAAGCCAAAGTCTTTGTGGCGGCGAGCAGCAGCGGCCTGGGCGCCGCAACCGCGCGCCAGTTCAGCCTCGAAGGGGCGCACGTCGTCGTGAACGGGCGCTACCAGGACCGGCTGGAAGAAACCGCCGCCGCCATCCGGCGCGAGTCTGGCAACAACGTGCTGGCGCTGAGCGGCGACCTGACCGACGGCGAGGCGGCGAAGACGATCGTCGAAAACGCGGCGGCGCGCCTGGGCGGCCTGGACGTGATCGTCACCAACGCGGGCGGTCCGCCGCCCGGCACGTTCGAATCGGTGTCGCTTGACGATTGGGACAAGGCGTTCAAGCTGAACGTGATGAGTGCGGTGTACGTCATCCGCGCCGCGCTGCCGTACCTCAAGCAAAGCTCCCGCGCGGCGATTCTGACCATCACGTCCGTGTCCGTCAAGCAGCCGATCGACAACCTGATTCTGTCCAACAGCGTGCGCATGAGCGTCGCCGGGTTGACCAAGTCGCTGGCGAACGAGCTGGGGCCGCAGGGCATCCGCGTCAACAGCATTTTGCCGGGCTGGACGCGCACCGGGCGCGTCACGCAGATCATGGAGAGCCGCGCGCAGGCGCAGGGCATCACCGCCGAGGAGGCCGGGCAGCGGCAGGGCGCCAGCGTCCCGCTGGGGCGCATGGGCGAGCCGGAGGAGTTCGCGAATGTCGCGGTGTTCATGTGCTCCCCGGCGGCCAGCTACCTGCACGGCACGCTGATCCCGGTCGACGGCGGCTCGATCCGCACGACACTGTAG
- a CDS encoding FHA domain-containing protein, producing the protein MSLDVVLLILRVVTGGLLVGMLGAVFLVLWRDYQASVSEVTGGRLHRGQLVVVASSDGALDTGTSYSLLPVTSLGRAPTNTIVVHDNFASQEHALVIWRSGQWWLEDRHSSNGTLLNGDTIREPVVVSSGDVIGIGQVQFRLELD; encoded by the coding sequence TTGAGCCTTGACGTTGTGCTGCTGATCCTGCGCGTGGTGACCGGCGGGCTGCTGGTGGGCATGCTGGGCGCGGTGTTCCTGGTGTTGTGGCGCGATTATCAGGCGTCGGTCAGCGAGGTGACCGGGGGCAGGCTCCACCGGGGCCAACTGGTGGTGGTGGCGTCGTCGGACGGCGCGTTGGACACCGGGACGAGCTATTCACTGCTGCCGGTGACCAGCCTGGGCCGTGCGCCGACGAACACGATCGTCGTGCACGACAACTTCGCCAGCCAGGAGCACGCCTTAGTGATCTGGCGCAGCGGCCAGTGGTGGCTGGAGGACCGGCATAGCAGCAACGGCACGCTGCTCAACGGCGACACCATCCGCGAGCCGGTCGTGGTGTCGTCGGGCGACGTGATTGGGATCGGGCAGGTGCAGTTCCGCCTGGAACTGGACTGA
- a CDS encoding FhaA domain-containing protein yields MPGVGVVLHGGTGIIARMDKNSLSRFEERIQALVEGGFARLFDGRLQPREVALRLARAMEDGARIDDEQRDLAPNHFTVTLNPDDYAALLDRQPDLAVLLSEHLVALAHESGLLLDALPSVELVPDDSIPAHGVSIVAGHRRSLRESTQVLHPLDGVEAQPRRDVLPDAFLIVDGKHYVPLDRAVINIGRRRDNTIVLDDMRISRHHCQLRFRFGEFVLYDLGSRGGTFVNNERISECVLRPGDVVSLAGVALVYHVDEASTGHVGPKGDTQVWMRPVDEEDAVPQDRSGDDPEEDGFLEP; encoded by the coding sequence GTGCCCGGCGTGGGTGTCGTCTTGCACGGCGGAACTGGTATAATCGCGCGCATGGACAAGAACAGCCTTTCACGGTTTGAAGAGCGCATCCAGGCGCTGGTCGAGGGGGGATTTGCCCGGCTGTTTGACGGGCGGCTCCAACCGCGCGAGGTCGCGCTGCGTCTGGCGCGGGCGATGGAAGACGGCGCGCGGATCGACGACGAGCAGCGCGACCTCGCGCCGAATCACTTCACCGTGACGCTCAATCCCGACGACTACGCCGCCCTGCTCGATCGCCAGCCCGATCTGGCCGTGCTGCTCTCCGAACATCTCGTCGCGCTGGCGCACGAGAGCGGCCTGCTGCTGGACGCGCTGCCGAGTGTCGAGCTGGTGCCGGACGACTCGATTCCGGCGCACGGCGTCTCGATCGTCGCGGGGCATCGCCGCTCCCTGCGCGAATCGACCCAGGTCTTGCATCCGCTGGACGGTGTGGAGGCTCAGCCACGTCGCGACGTGCTGCCCGACGCGTTTTTGATCGTGGACGGCAAGCATTACGTGCCGCTGGACCGCGCGGTGATCAACATCGGGCGGCGGCGCGACAACACGATTGTGCTGGACGATATGCGCATCAGCCGCCATCATTGCCAGCTTCGCTTTCGCTTCGGCGAATTCGTGCTGTACGACCTGGGCAGCCGGGGCGGTACGTTTGTGAACAACGAGCGCATCAGCGAATGTGTGCTGCGTCCCGGCGACGTGGTATCGCTGGCGGGCGTGGCGCTGGTCTACCACGTGGACGAAGCCTCCACCGGGCACGTCGGGCCAAAGGGCGACACCCAGGTCTGGATGCGCCCGGTCGACGAGGAGGACGCCGTGCCGCAGGATCGATCCGGCGACGACCCGGAAGAGGACGGTTTCCTTGAGCCTTGA